The Pseudoalteromonas translucida KMM 520 genome has a window encoding:
- a CDS encoding cobyric acid synthase — protein MKTLMVQGTTSDAGKSTLVAALCRVFANRGLHVAPFKPQNMALNSAVTDDGGEIGRAQALQAIAAKVAPEIDFNPVLLKPNSDTGAQVIIHGKAISNMEAGAYHDYKKVAMDAVITSHNRLAKRFDLLLVEGAGSPAEINLRANDIANMGYAEAVDCPVIIIADIDKGGVFAHLVGTLALLSESEQARVKGFVINRFRGDISLLQSGLDWLEQYTGKPVLGVLPYLHDLALDAEDAIAIDNTLTNASVNIAVLLVPHISNHTDFDALRLHPNININYVAHTQAIPDVDLIILPGSKNVLSDLAFLKNEGWDTQIKRHLRYGGKVLGICGGMQMLGNSINDPLGVESSLQQMPGLALSNFTTTLTAKKILSNVTATMQLNNQQTVCSGYEIHAGISQGEALNKPFLSFNEHPNGFTADGFISDDNAIAGTYLHGLFDQASATLQILKWLKADTAINPVNINQHREQQLERLAAMCETHLNIAHIIKIYEGHNHERTK, from the coding sequence ATGAAAACGTTAATGGTGCAAGGCACTACATCCGATGCAGGTAAAAGTACACTGGTTGCGGCGCTGTGTAGAGTATTTGCTAATAGAGGGTTACATGTAGCGCCATTTAAGCCACAAAATATGGCATTAAATAGTGCAGTTACAGATGATGGTGGTGAAATAGGTCGTGCTCAAGCACTGCAAGCTATAGCGGCAAAGGTGGCACCTGAAATTGACTTTAACCCCGTATTACTTAAGCCAAATAGCGATACTGGCGCGCAGGTTATTATTCATGGTAAAGCCATAAGTAATATGGAAGCTGGCGCGTATCACGATTATAAAAAAGTAGCTATGGATGCAGTAATTACGTCGCATAACCGTTTAGCAAAACGTTTTGATTTACTGCTGGTGGAAGGGGCGGGCAGCCCAGCCGAAATAAACCTCAGAGCCAACGACATTGCTAATATGGGCTACGCCGAAGCCGTTGACTGCCCCGTAATTATAATTGCCGATATAGATAAAGGCGGTGTGTTTGCTCATTTAGTGGGTACTTTGGCATTATTGAGTGAGTCGGAGCAAGCGCGGGTAAAAGGCTTTGTAATAAATCGTTTTAGAGGCGATATAAGCTTGTTACAAAGTGGGCTTGATTGGCTGGAACAGTACACAGGTAAACCGGTGTTAGGCGTATTGCCGTATTTACACGACCTAGCATTAGACGCTGAAGATGCAATTGCTATAGATAATACGCTAACTAATGCCAGCGTTAATATTGCGGTGCTGCTCGTGCCGCACATTAGTAACCATACTGACTTTGATGCACTGCGCTTACATCCCAATATAAATATTAATTATGTAGCGCATACACAAGCGATCCCCGATGTTGATTTGATCATTTTACCGGGGAGTAAAAACGTATTGAGTGATTTAGCCTTTTTAAAAAATGAAGGCTGGGATACACAAATAAAACGCCATTTACGTTATGGTGGTAAAGTGCTCGGTATTTGTGGTGGTATGCAAATGCTTGGCAATAGTATTAATGATCCCCTAGGTGTTGAGTCATCATTACAGCAAATGCCGGGGTTAGCGTTAAGTAATTTTACTACCACACTTACAGCAAAAAAAATATTGAGTAATGTAACCGCAACTATGCAATTAAATAACCAGCAAACAGTTTGTAGTGGCTACGAAATTCATGCAGGAATTAGCCAAGGTGAAGCACTTAACAAACCATTTTTAAGCTTTAATGAACACCCAAATGGCTTTACAGCCGATGGGTTTATTAGTGATGATAACGCCATAGCGGGTACTTATTTACATGGCTTATTTGATCAAGCGAGTGCCACATTACAAATATTAAAGTGGCTCAAAGCCGATACAGCTATTAATCCGGTTAATATTAACCAGCACCGTGAGCAGCAACTAGAGCGTTTAGCAGCCATGTGTGAAACGCATTTAAATATTGCACACATTATTAAAATTTATGAAGGGCATAATCATGAGCGAACAAAGTAA
- the hpf gene encoding ribosome hibernation promoting factor: MQLNLTGRHVDITDSLRDYVNNKFAKLQRHSDHITNVHVILDVEKLSQKAEATIFVSGAELFASTEHQDMYAAIDSLIDKLDRQVIKHKEKFARH; the protein is encoded by the coding sequence ATGCAACTAAACTTAACTGGTCGTCATGTAGACATTACAGACTCATTAAGAGACTATGTAAATAATAAATTTGCAAAGCTGCAAAGACACTCAGATCACATAACTAATGTGCATGTTATTCTCGATGTAGAAAAATTAAGTCAAAAAGCTGAAGCAACAATTTTTGTAAGTGGCGCTGAGCTATTTGCATCGACCGAACACCAAGATATGTACGCTGCCATTGACTCGTTGATTGACAAACTCGATCGTCAAGTAATTAAACACAAAGAGAAGTTTGCTCGACACTAA
- a CDS encoding HPr family phosphocarrier protein: MRLENTFLIKNKLGLHARAATVLAQLAVQFDASITLFQDEKEAAGDSVLALMLLESSQGKEVKVVCEGPDAEHALHAVGQLIAQRFNEQE, encoded by the coding sequence ATGCGCTTAGAAAATACGTTTTTAATAAAAAACAAACTTGGTCTGCATGCTAGAGCCGCTACCGTATTAGCACAATTAGCGGTACAATTTGACGCATCTATTACCTTATTTCAGGATGAAAAAGAAGCCGCTGGCGATAGCGTACTGGCTTTAATGCTACTTGAAAGCAGCCAAGGTAAAGAAGTAAAAGTAGTGTGCGAAGGACCCGATGCAGAGCATGCGTTACATGCCGTTGGCCAATTAATAGCGCAGCGCTTTAACGAACAAGAATAG
- a CDS encoding mechanosensitive ion channel family protein produces the protein MFSIPSISDAEKLIEEKLGGWFDVVISHIPNFIVAVIIVILFSMLARFAGNLMKNILRRSLDSKQIADLMASIFKVLILSVGVFIALDFMGLKGTVTSLLAGAGIVGLAIGFAFQDMTENLIAGIAMGIRKPFKPGDVIKTDDVFGSVHSINLRNTLIESFYGQQILVPNKILFRNVLRNYSTLGVRRIEVPVRISLTEDIEKAANVIVDKINQFEFVIRQDETAVYAESFGDSSINLLLWFWIKYPGEPDFMTVRHKGVVAVQQALNEADIRIPFPIRSLDFGVKGGENLDAIISNKVSTPSADQEGADGSTANK, from the coding sequence ATGTTTAGTATTCCCTCAATTAGCGACGCCGAAAAACTTATCGAAGAAAAACTCGGAGGGTGGTTTGATGTTGTTATAAGCCATATTCCTAATTTTATTGTGGCAGTTATTATTGTCATTCTATTTTCTATGCTGGCTCGCTTTGCCGGTAACTTAATGAAAAATATATTACGCCGCTCCCTCGATTCAAAACAGATAGCTGATTTAATGGCTTCTATATTTAAAGTACTGATATTAAGTGTAGGAGTGTTTATAGCGCTGGATTTTATGGGCTTAAAAGGCACTGTAACGTCATTACTAGCCGGTGCCGGTATTGTTGGTTTAGCGATTGGTTTTGCATTTCAAGATATGACCGAAAACCTAATAGCAGGTATTGCTATGGGTATCCGTAAGCCATTTAAGCCAGGCGATGTAATAAAAACCGATGATGTGTTTGGCTCTGTGCATTCAATAAACCTGCGCAATACACTAATAGAGAGCTTTTATGGGCAGCAAATATTAGTGCCTAATAAAATACTATTTAGAAATGTATTACGAAACTACAGCACACTAGGTGTTAGGCGCATAGAAGTGCCGGTAAGAATTTCATTAACTGAAGACATAGAAAAAGCCGCAAACGTTATTGTGGATAAAATTAATCAATTTGAGTTTGTAATACGCCAAGATGAAACGGCCGTATACGCAGAGAGTTTTGGCGACAGTAGTATTAATTTATTATTATGGTTTTGGATTAAATACCCAGGTGAGCCGGACTTTATGACAGTACGCCACAAGGGAGTTGTGGCAGTACAGCAAGCACTAAATGAGGCTGATATTCGTATTCCATTCCCAATACGCAGTTTAGATTTTGGGGTTAAAGGCGGCGAAAATCTCGATGCAATAATAAGTAATAAAGTAAGTACACCATCGGCTGATCAAGAAGGAGCAGATGGCTCTACAGCCAATAAATAA
- the tal gene encoding transaldolase, giving the protein MTNALQRLKQHSSIVADTGDIEAIKKHQPEDATTNPSLLLKASEIEAYKPYLNKAWSYAKETEQDPAKQLALACDYFAVLLGKEISAIVPGYISTEVDARLSFDTQATIEKAHTLLSLYEKEGVSKDKILIKVASTWEGIKAAEQLEKEGTKCNLTLLFSDAQARACADANVFLISPFVGRILDWHLANGMEKPTDPLQDPGVQSVRSIFEFYKRHDYKTVVMGASFRNTGEIIALTGCDKLTISPNLLEELGNLEDAPEYLLAKDVAQQPKPAPLSEAQFRWLHNQDAMATEKLAEGIRSFADAQEQLEARFKAM; this is encoded by the coding sequence ATGACTAACGCGCTACAAAGGCTAAAACAACATTCATCAATCGTGGCCGACACGGGTGATATTGAAGCAATTAAAAAGCATCAACCAGAAGACGCAACGACCAATCCGTCATTGTTATTAAAAGCGAGCGAGATTGAAGCCTATAAGCCTTATTTAAATAAAGCATGGAGCTACGCTAAAGAAACCGAGCAAGATCCAGCTAAGCAACTTGCGCTAGCCTGCGACTACTTTGCGGTATTATTAGGTAAAGAAATTAGCGCTATTGTACCTGGTTATATTTCTACTGAGGTAGATGCACGTCTTTCGTTTGATACCCAAGCAACTATTGAGAAAGCGCACACGCTACTTAGCCTTTACGAAAAAGAAGGCGTAAGCAAAGATAAAATCTTAATTAAAGTAGCCTCTACTTGGGAAGGTATTAAAGCCGCTGAACAACTAGAAAAAGAAGGTACTAAATGTAACCTTACTTTATTGTTTAGTGATGCCCAAGCACGTGCTTGTGCTGACGCAAACGTATTTTTAATCTCACCATTTGTAGGTCGTATTTTAGATTGGCACCTAGCTAATGGTATGGAAAAGCCGACCGACCCACTGCAAGATCCTGGGGTGCAGTCTGTACGCAGCATTTTTGAATTTTATAAGCGCCACGACTACAAAACGGTAGTTATGGGCGCAAGTTTTCGTAATACCGGCGAAATTATTGCCCTTACTGGTTGCGATAAGCTAACTATTAGCCCTAACCTTTTAGAGGAGTTGGGTAACCTTGAAGATGCACCAGAATATTTACTAGCAAAAGATGTTGCGCAGCAGCCAAAACCGGCACCGCTTAGCGAAGCTCAATTTCGTTGGTTGCATAACCAAGATGCTATGGCGACTGAAAAGTTAGCTGAAGGTATTCGCTCTTTTGCTGATGCCCAAGAGCAATTAGAAGCACGCTTTAAAGCCATGTAA
- the ptsN gene encoding PTS IIA-like nitrogen regulatory protein PtsN, which yields MKLSSLICQDCSKAVVLFNSKKRILEFISELAHKKMPYLPQQDILTALLAREKLGSTGIGRGIAIPHGRMSGAQEPLALILISETAINFDAIDNRPVDIFVALIVPDGDNQQHLKTLATIADKLNDKEFCKQLRAAKSDEALYQVILDQS from the coding sequence ATGAAATTAAGCTCACTTATATGCCAGGACTGCAGCAAAGCTGTGGTCCTTTTTAATAGTAAAAAAAGAATTTTAGAATTCATCAGTGAACTCGCGCATAAAAAAATGCCGTATTTACCCCAGCAAGATATTCTCACTGCTTTATTAGCAAGAGAAAAGCTAGGCAGTACCGGTATTGGCCGAGGAATAGCAATTCCACATGGCCGTATGAGCGGGGCGCAGGAACCTCTTGCCTTAATTTTAATAAGCGAAACCGCTATTAATTTTGATGCAATTGATAATCGTCCAGTTGATATTTTTGTTGCACTTATAGTGCCCGATGGCGATAACCAGCAGCACTTGAAAACACTAGCCACAATAGCTGATAAACTAAACGATAAAGAGTTTTGTAAGCAATTGCGTGCGGCAAAGTCTGATGAAGCGTTATACCAAGTTATTTTGGATCAATCCTAG
- a CDS encoding DUF3545 family protein: MDSLSNIIEGPETKKEASQKNKKRRWREIEAIQEKYRLRKELQELDYFTDSIAVNELDF; the protein is encoded by the coding sequence ATGGATAGCCTGAGCAATATAATAGAAGGTCCTGAAACAAAAAAGGAAGCTTCTCAAAAAAATAAAAAAAGAAGATGGCGCGAAATCGAAGCAATACAAGAAAAGTATCGTTTACGCAAAGAACTACAGGAGTTGGACTACTTTACAGACAGCATAGCCGTTAATGAACTCGACTTTTAA
- the rapZ gene encoding RNase adapter RapZ, whose amino-acid sequence MELIIISGRSGSGKSVALRVVEDLGYYCVDNIPVNLLPSLVRSVSDNYDKIAVSIDVRNLPKDQQQFNDILEYLPDFAKPTLFYLDSDDQTLIRRYSETRRLHPLSIDSLPLDLAIQKEKELLDVLVTRADHVIDTTDLSVHQLAESMRETILGKKDKQLIITFESFGFKHGIPKGADYVFDARFLPNPHWEPELKPLTGLDQPVKDYLASHSIVQKFTWQIQTFVQTWLPHLERNNRSYLTIAIGCTGGQHRSVYLAQTIGESFAMSHPNVKIRHREQEK is encoded by the coding sequence ATGGAATTAATTATTATAAGTGGCCGATCGGGTTCTGGTAAATCGGTTGCTTTACGTGTTGTTGAAGATTTAGGTTACTATTGTGTAGATAATATTCCGGTAAATTTACTGCCTTCATTAGTGCGCAGTGTCTCTGATAACTACGATAAAATAGCCGTTAGTATAGACGTGCGTAACCTGCCTAAAGATCAGCAGCAGTTTAACGATATTCTTGAGTACTTGCCCGACTTTGCTAAACCAACGTTATTTTATTTAGATAGCGACGATCAAACATTAATCCGCCGTTATTCAGAAACGCGTCGTTTGCACCCGCTCTCGATTGATTCGCTACCGCTAGATTTAGCAATACAAAAAGAAAAAGAATTACTCGATGTACTCGTAACACGGGCTGATCATGTCATTGATACAACCGATTTAAGTGTGCATCAACTTGCTGAATCTATGCGTGAAACCATACTCGGTAAAAAAGACAAACAGCTTATCATTACCTTTGAGTCGTTTGGCTTTAAGCATGGTATTCCCAAAGGTGCTGATTATGTTTTTGATGCGCGTTTTTTACCAAATCCACACTGGGAACCTGAGCTAAAGCCTTTAACTGGGCTAGATCAACCCGTTAAAGATTATTTAGCTAGTCATAGTATTGTGCAAAAATTCACTTGGCAAATTCAAACATTTGTACAAACGTGGTTACCACACCTAGAGCGTAATAATCGTAGTTACTTAACGATTGCTATTGGCTGTACCGGTGGTCAGCATCGCTCAGTTTATTTAGCGCAAACAATTGGTGAAAGCTTTGCTATGTCTCACCCTAATGTAAAAATTCGCCATCGCGAGCAAGAAAAATAA
- the mgtE gene encoding magnesium transporter, translating to MPETFEQDYPLQQLQQVTKSLNSGQFVQVRRMLAKTAPCDTALLLESSPHKVRRLLWQLVDPDVQGDVLEELSEDVRLGIIAQMEPKHIAAATEDMGHDDLGEVLRSLPDTVYKDVVSAMDIQDRERATQALSYQERSAGALMNTDTVTIRPDVTLDVVLRYIRLRGELPEGTDDLYVVDKHNCFLGALSLSTLLTNSPEKIVHDLMDEDCESIPISMDESEVAQLFERHNWISAPVVDDNAQLLGRVTIDDIVDVIREDAEHHLLGLAGLDDEEDTFAPVLKSSKKRSVWLGVNLLTALAAAFVASFFEGTLAILPILAVLNGIVPSMGGVAGSQSLTLVIRGIAVGHINQTNQRFVMIKELAIGALNGILWAVLIASVIALWQWDLMLGAVLAFAMFMNLVVAGVAGACIPIILKRMKIDPALAGSVILTTVTDIVGIFAFLGTATWLLV from the coding sequence ATGCCCGAAACTTTCGAACAAGACTACCCACTACAACAATTACAACAAGTGACCAAGTCACTCAATAGTGGTCAGTTTGTTCAAGTTAGGCGTATGCTGGCAAAAACAGCTCCTTGTGATACCGCACTTTTACTAGAATCATCACCGCATAAAGTTCGTCGCCTGCTCTGGCAATTAGTTGATCCAGATGTACAAGGTGATGTTCTTGAAGAACTCTCTGAAGATGTACGTTTAGGCATTATTGCCCAAATGGAACCTAAGCACATTGCTGCTGCCACTGAAGACATGGGCCACGATGACTTAGGTGAAGTACTGCGAAGCCTGCCTGACACGGTTTATAAAGACGTGGTTAGCGCCATGGACATTCAAGATAGAGAACGTGCTACGCAAGCACTCTCCTATCAAGAACGCTCTGCTGGCGCGCTGATGAACACAGATACAGTAACCATTCGCCCTGATGTAACCCTAGATGTGGTACTGCGTTACATTCGCTTGCGCGGCGAACTCCCAGAAGGTACCGATGACCTTTACGTTGTCGATAAACATAACTGCTTTTTAGGCGCTTTATCGTTAAGTACCTTACTAACCAATTCGCCCGAAAAAATTGTTCATGACCTGATGGATGAAGACTGTGAGTCTATTCCTATTTCGATGGATGAAAGCGAAGTGGCGCAATTATTTGAACGTCATAACTGGATATCAGCCCCAGTAGTTGACGACAATGCCCAACTACTTGGCCGTGTTACTATCGATGACATCGTTGATGTAATACGCGAAGACGCAGAACATCACCTATTAGGTTTAGCGGGTCTTGATGATGAAGAAGATACCTTTGCACCGGTTTTAAAAAGCTCAAAAAAACGCTCTGTTTGGCTAGGTGTTAACTTATTAACGGCTCTGGCTGCTGCTTTTGTTGCCAGCTTTTTTGAAGGTACTTTAGCAATACTGCCTATTTTAGCCGTGCTTAACGGCATTGTCCCCTCGATGGGTGGGGTGGCCGGTAGCCAGTCATTAACCTTGGTTATTCGTGGTATAGCAGTAGGTCATATTAACCAAACTAACCAACGCTTTGTAATGATAAAAGAACTCGCCATTGGTGCATTAAACGGTATTTTATGGGCTGTTTTAATTGCCAGTGTTATTGCCCTATGGCAATGGGACTTAATGCTTGGCGCGGTACTGGCGTTTGCAATGTTTATGAACTTAGTTGTTGCGGGTGTGGCGGGTGCGTGTATTCCTATAATACTTAAACGTATGAAAATAGACCCTGCACTGGCTGGCAGTGTAATACTCACTACAGTAACCGATATAGTAGGTATCTTTGCCTTTTTAGGCACCGCAACTTGGTTGCTGGTTTAA
- the cobO gene encoding cob(I)yrinic acid a,c-diamide adenosyltransferase: MSEQSKDKHQQRQQKLKDQVDARIAAAQQEKGIFQVITGNGKGKSTSGFGVVARCVGHGKKAAVCQYIKGTWECGERNLLQGAGVEFVVMGTGFTWNTQDKESDTAAAQAAWQESKRLLSDASLDVVLLDELTYMVTYGYIDVDEVLEAISNRPPMQSVIITGRAAHRKLIELADTVSEVRNVKHAFDAGVKALQGFDY, translated from the coding sequence ATGAGCGAACAAAGTAAAGATAAACATCAGCAACGCCAACAAAAATTAAAAGATCAAGTTGATGCACGAATAGCTGCAGCGCAACAAGAAAAAGGTATTTTTCAGGTTATAACCGGTAATGGCAAAGGTAAATCGACCTCGGGCTTTGGTGTGGTAGCACGTTGTGTTGGCCATGGAAAAAAAGCCGCTGTGTGCCAGTACATAAAAGGCACTTGGGAATGTGGAGAGCGTAACTTGTTACAGGGTGCGGGTGTAGAGTTTGTGGTAATGGGCACAGGCTTTACATGGAATACCCAAGACAAGGAAAGCGATACCGCAGCCGCGCAAGCTGCTTGGCAAGAGTCAAAGCGACTGCTTAGTGACGCAAGCTTAGATGTAGTGCTGCTCGATGAGTTAACCTACATGGTAACCTATGGGTATATTGATGTAGATGAAGTGCTAGAGGCGATTAGCAACAGACCGCCAATGCAGTCGGTTATTATTACCGGCCGTGCAGCCCATCGTAAATTAATAGAACTGGCTGATACAGTAAGCGAAGTGCGTAATGTAAAACATGCATTTGATGCAGGAGTTAAAGCTCTGCAAGGTTTTGATTACTAA
- the ung gene encoding uracil-DNA glycosylase, with protein MSDWTAFLKQELQQAYMQQTLDYVAKRRSEGVAVYPPKEQVFSAFTATPLSDIRVVILGQDPYHGEGQAHGLCFSVLPEVKKLPPSLKNIYKELASDISDFVIPTHGYLQSWAEQGVFLLNTVLTVEQGQAHSHKHLGWEQFTDKVIAHINTHCEGVIFILWGAHAQKKGKGIDSARQHILAGPHPSPLSAHRGFFGCRHFSATNALLQSQGKTPINWQV; from the coding sequence ATGAGCGATTGGACTGCATTTTTAAAGCAAGAATTACAGCAAGCATATATGCAGCAAACACTCGACTACGTTGCTAAGCGCCGCAGCGAAGGCGTTGCTGTTTATCCTCCAAAAGAGCAAGTGTTTAGCGCATTTACTGCAACACCGCTTAGTGATATACGTGTTGTTATTTTAGGGCAAGATCCTTACCACGGTGAAGGCCAAGCACATGGTTTGTGTTTTTCGGTATTACCTGAGGTTAAAAAACTGCCACCTTCGCTTAAAAATATTTATAAAGAGCTGGCTAGCGATATAAGCGATTTTGTTATTCCTACCCATGGCTACTTGCAAAGCTGGGCAGAGCAAGGAGTATTTTTACTCAATACAGTGCTTACGGTAGAGCAAGGCCAAGCCCACTCGCATAAACACTTAGGGTGGGAGCAATTTACCGATAAGGTTATTGCGCATATAAACACCCATTGTGAAGGCGTAATATTTATTTTGTGGGGTGCTCATGCACAAAAAAAAGGTAAGGGAATTGATAGCGCACGCCAGCATATTTTAGCAGGGCCACATCCGTCGCCACTGTCTGCTCACCGAGGGTTTTTTGGCTGTAGGCATTTTTCAGCCACTAATGCGTTATTACAATCTCAAGGTAAAACGCCGATTAATTGGCAAGTATAA
- the yaaA gene encoding peroxide stress protein YaaA: protein MITVISPAKNLDYTTPPATDKFTQPELLEHSEALMQVCRELTPAQIGSLMKISDKLSGLNAARFSEWAQPFTTENAKQAVLAFNGDVYGGLDASTLTANQLDYAQSHLRILSGLYGLLKPLDLMQAYRLEMGTKLENSRGKNLYEFWGSVIANKLNEVLKAEDAQYLVNLASNEYFKAVDKKALNAQIITPHFKDCKNGQYKVISFYAKKARGMMARYLIENKVTQLSQLKEFTVAGYYFSAEASVKELEPVFLRDEQS from the coding sequence ATGATCACTGTTATTTCACCTGCAAAAAATCTTGATTACACCACGCCACCTGCAACCGATAAGTTCACTCAACCGGAATTACTTGAGCACAGCGAAGCACTGATGCAAGTATGCCGTGAACTAACCCCTGCGCAAATTGGCAGCCTGATGAAAATTAGCGATAAGCTCTCAGGGCTTAACGCTGCTCGCTTTAGTGAGTGGGCACAGCCATTTACCACAGAAAACGCTAAACAAGCGGTACTGGCCTTTAATGGCGATGTATATGGTGGTTTAGATGCCAGCACGCTAACGGCTAATCAGCTTGATTACGCACAAAGCCACCTACGTATATTATCGGGCTTATATGGGCTTTTAAAGCCGCTTGATTTAATGCAAGCGTATCGCCTTGAAATGGGCACTAAGCTTGAAAACAGCCGTGGTAAAAACCTGTATGAGTTTTGGGGCAGTGTTATTGCTAATAAACTTAACGAGGTATTAAAAGCCGAAGATGCCCAATACTTAGTTAATCTTGCTTCAAACGAGTATTTTAAAGCGGTTGATAAAAAAGCCCTTAATGCACAAATAATTACTCCACATTTTAAAGACTGTAAAAATGGTCAATATAAAGTAATTAGTTTTTACGCTAAAAAAGCGCGAGGCATGATGGCGCGTTACCTCATCGAAAATAAAGTAACTCAGCTAAGCCAGCTTAAAGAGTTTACAGTAGCGGGTTATTATTTTAGCGCCGAAGCAAGTGTGAAAGAGCTTGAACCGGTATTTTTACGCGATGAACAAAGCTAA
- a CDS encoding cobalamin-binding protein, which yields MLKQLVIGLLLLCVSQHAQANKIQIDKVQPAKALRIVALAPHIVENLYAIGAGDNIVGTVDYADYPAAAKNITRIGGYYGISIEKLLVLKPDIVIAWKSGNQSDDLAQIERLGIKLYLTDPTTVTGIADELLMLGKLTGNIKQSEQVVKAFNTKLAAIKAKQQGKSKLTGFYQLWSEPMMTVSKNTGISELMATCQVTNVFANSRTDYPQISIENVIVAKPQIIIIPDEKSATPQPTINWQQWPEIPAVKNKQFLSVNADLLHRFSARMLDGLADMCDKIAVSRQQIKNIQ from the coding sequence ATGCTTAAACAGCTTGTTATTGGCTTATTGTTACTCTGTGTATCGCAGCATGCGCAGGCTAATAAGATACAAATTGATAAAGTACAGCCGGCTAAAGCGCTGCGTATTGTGGCACTGGCCCCGCACATAGTAGAAAACCTGTATGCAATAGGCGCGGGAGATAATATTGTTGGCACAGTTGATTACGCCGACTACCCAGCAGCGGCAAAAAACATTACTCGTATTGGCGGTTACTATGGTATTTCAATCGAAAAGCTTTTAGTACTTAAGCCAGATATAGTAATTGCTTGGAAAAGTGGTAATCAAAGCGATGATTTAGCACAAATAGAGCGTTTGGGTATTAAGCTTTATTTAACTGATCCAACTACAGTTACAGGCATTGCCGATGAGTTGCTTATGCTAGGCAAACTTACCGGTAACATTAAACAAAGCGAGCAAGTGGTAAAAGCATTTAATACTAAACTTGCAGCCATTAAAGCCAAGCAACAGGGTAAAAGTAAACTCACTGGCTTTTATCAACTCTGGTCTGAGCCGATGATGACAGTGTCGAAAAATACCGGAATAAGTGAGTTAATGGCTACTTGCCAAGTAACCAATGTATTTGCAAATAGCCGCACCGACTATCCACAAATAAGCATAGAAAATGTGATAGTAGCTAAGCCGCAAATTATAATTATTCCGGATGAAAAATCAGCAACACCGCAACCCACTATTAATTGGCAGCAATGGCCAGAAATACCCGCAGTAAAAAATAAACAATTTTTATCTGTAAATGCTGACTTACTACATCGTTTTTCAGCGCGAATGCTAGATGGGCTGGCCGACATGTGTGATAAAATAGCCGTATCACGCCAACAAATAAAGAACATACAATGA